Proteins encoded within one genomic window of Corynebacterium aurimucosum:
- a CDS encoding tyrosine-type recombinase/integrase, whose translation MSAVAKHDNVVALALLQAGTGLRISEALAATRQSVKVANGQIAISITSDQSKTHRGRSIPFLDKRVEKFWLNRLDGLGTTDPLIPSPGDKQAHWRTDNAVKASAALFKDVGAQVQDDHIALMRSHDWRTVLNNRAIARGVPAQVRAAYFGHDVDVNARNYTDWTDVDAMRGALNLGEESGTQNGT comes from the coding sequence TTGTCTGCCGTCGCAAAACATGACAACGTGGTCGCGCTGGCACTACTACAAGCGGGGACGGGACTTCGCATCTCAGAGGCGCTGGCGGCGACGAGACAATCTGTAAAAGTCGCTAATGGGCAAATCGCGATCAGCATTACATCTGATCAATCCAAAACGCACAGAGGCCGTTCTATCCCGTTCCTGGACAAGCGTGTCGAAAAGTTTTGGTTAAACCGGCTCGACGGACTAGGAACGACCGACCCACTGATCCCTTCGCCAGGAGACAAGCAGGCGCACTGGCGCACCGACAACGCCGTGAAAGCGTCAGCGGCTCTGTTTAAAGATGTCGGCGCGCAGGTCCAGGACGACCACATCGCTTTAATGAGATCCCATGACTGGCGCACGGTGCTCAATAACCGGGCCATCGCGCGAGGGGTGCCCGCCCAGGTGCGTGCAGCCTACTTCGGGCATGACGTCGACGTGAACGCGCGCAACTACACGGATTGGACTGATGTCGACGCTATGCGGGGAGCCTTGAATCTCGGTGAAGAAAGTGGGACTCAAAACGGGACTTAA
- a CDS encoding relaxase/mobilization nuclease domain-containing protein: protein MRADALCTVQPNAESFSPEATAGRWSGVDFMEASVEEMERYAPAQRTDEAIIYIQSWAKDELDKDNPADVARANAAGSELAMRLTQGTGVPFTVATHTDSKSGCVHNHIVFANHDTQTKKAAPRDMRNWYKLRNINDELMRDLGMRVLEREPEISLLPAERRARKEGKSTDSTGLGVDELTAATWADFARKRMDELCADKQVADADDPLAKAVEIAGKYNLSLKVQPNSKTEGESLTVALVDDDGEDAYFTNTTKAGRTRKRKAAKAGSKLGRSYSLEGVTERVNEAQSALLARQLAALQANSTDDDLEAKYGSSLLDDEEEENYNNQEVFNHGVSDRDDEASPSSGERQDGQRLEGSQPTPGQGGEGYQDAAGETEESAGEYRGHSQFSAQRLLDEVDASGKRIKERKKQSRRKQELREQQSLPSNDDGSAADDHRADKEHRGSAQRPGGGKRVPNRDKRADVASDKDATAGTQSSRKPHPSRQGFQPSSSPEPERSDDFEPGTAGRSSCI, encoded by the coding sequence GTGCGAGCCGATGCTTTATGCACGGTTCAACCTAACGCTGAATCGTTTTCTCCGGAGGCTACGGCTGGCCGTTGGTCGGGTGTGGACTTCATGGAAGCCAGTGTGGAAGAAATGGAGCGATATGCTCCGGCTCAGCGCACTGACGAAGCAATTATTTATATCCAATCGTGGGCTAAAGACGAGCTGGATAAGGATAACCCGGCCGATGTAGCTCGGGCTAATGCGGCTGGCTCAGAGCTGGCGATGCGGCTGACGCAGGGCACGGGAGTTCCGTTTACCGTGGCTACGCACACCGACAGTAAAAGCGGCTGTGTCCACAACCATATCGTCTTTGCCAACCACGATACGCAGACAAAGAAGGCTGCACCTCGGGATATGCGCAACTGGTACAAGCTGCGCAATATCAACGACGAGCTGATGCGCGATTTGGGGATGCGTGTCCTGGAGCGAGAGCCGGAAATATCGCTGCTTCCTGCTGAGCGCAGGGCACGCAAGGAGGGCAAGTCCACAGACTCGACGGGCCTGGGCGTGGATGAGCTGACCGCAGCCACGTGGGCTGATTTTGCCCGCAAGCGCATGGATGAGCTGTGCGCGGATAAACAGGTGGCAGATGCTGACGACCCACTGGCGAAGGCAGTAGAGATTGCTGGCAAATACAACCTGTCTCTAAAAGTGCAGCCCAACTCAAAAACCGAGGGTGAGTCGCTAACCGTGGCCCTGGTCGACGACGACGGCGAGGATGCCTACTTCACGAACACCACGAAGGCCGGACGTACTCGAAAGCGTAAAGCAGCTAAAGCTGGCTCAAAATTGGGCCGCAGCTACTCGCTAGAGGGTGTGACCGAACGCGTTAACGAGGCCCAATCAGCCCTTCTTGCGCGGCAGCTTGCAGCACTTCAAGCCAATTCAACCGATGACGACCTGGAGGCGAAATACGGCTCCAGCCTTCTCGATGACGAGGAGGAAGAAAACTATAACAACCAGGAGGTATTCAATCATGGTGTCAGTGACCGAGATGACGAAGCTAGCCCAAGCAGCGGCGAAAGGCAAGATGGACAGCGTCTTGAAGGTTCTCAGCCCACGCCTGGACAAGGCGGAGAAGGCTATCAAGACGCTGCAGGAGAAACTGAAGAGTCTGCCGGAGAATACAGGGGACATTCTCAGTTCTCTGCCCAGCGACTTCTCGACGAGGTTGACGCAAGCGGAAAGCGAATTAAGGAACGTAAAAAGCAATCTCGCCGCAAACAAGAACTACGTGAGCAGCAGTCACTTCCAAGTAACGATGATGGAAGTGCAGCAGATGATCACCGGGCTGATAAGGAACATCGAGGATCTGCCCAACGGCCTGGAGGGGGTAAAAGGGTACCTAATCGAGATAAGCGAGCAGATGTCGCGTCTGACAAGGATGCAACAGCTGGTACTCAAAGCAGCCGAAAGCCCCATCCATCTCGACAAGGATTCCAGCCAAGCAGTAGCCCAGAGCCTGAACGCTCAGATGACTTCGAGCCTGGAACCGCTGGTAGAAGTAGCTGTATCTGA
- a CDS encoding aspartate dehydrogenase domain-containing protein, giving the protein MSASALRVLLLGFGAIGRQLVSLFDPSEFEVSAFVRDAAPHRERGALGVSLYDDNLPELIEAHDIVVECAGVAAAKEHGPAVITRGKDLVLTSVGALADPDARQTLLSGPGKVHVTSGAIGGFDLWAALAESNAVDTVKIRTTKKAEALIQGWMNDEERAQLENATEPFLLFSGRPSDAIAKFPGNVNVSVALAWATRGRGSSDDELLARSLERVSVELIASPNLADTHHHIEVTGSAGAFSLVSESAPSPVNPKTSAITALSVAHTLRHAMAPLQ; this is encoded by the coding sequence ATGTCCGCTTCGGCTCTACGAGTATTGCTCCTTGGGTTTGGCGCAATCGGGCGTCAATTGGTGTCGCTCTTTGACCCATCGGAATTCGAAGTCAGTGCATTTGTTCGTGATGCTGCCCCGCACCGAGAACGCGGTGCCTTGGGAGTATCCCTTTACGATGACAACCTGCCCGAGCTCATCGAAGCTCACGACATCGTGGTTGAATGCGCGGGTGTTGCGGCGGCGAAAGAACACGGACCGGCGGTGATTACACGTGGCAAGGATCTGGTGTTGACTTCAGTAGGCGCTTTGGCCGATCCTGATGCGCGCCAAACACTGTTATCTGGGCCTGGAAAAGTGCATGTCACCTCTGGTGCGATCGGTGGATTCGATTTGTGGGCAGCGCTTGCAGAGTCGAATGCCGTGGACACCGTAAAGATTCGAACGACCAAGAAAGCCGAAGCTCTCATTCAAGGCTGGATGAATGATGAAGAGCGAGCGCAACTAGAAAACGCAACAGAACCGTTTCTACTTTTCAGCGGCAGGCCTAGTGATGCGATTGCTAAATTCCCTGGCAACGTCAATGTTTCCGTCGCCCTTGCCTGGGCGACTCGCGGCAGAGGCTCCAGCGATGACGAGTTGCTTGCGCGTTCACTTGAGCGCGTATCGGTTGAGCTCATTGCTTCTCCGAATCTGGCTGATACGCACCATCACATCGAGGTAACGGGCTCTGCCGGTGCGTTCTCTCTGGTGAGCGAATCTGCTCCTAGTCCCGTGAACCCCAAAACCTCCGCGATTACGGCGTTGTCGGTTGCACACACTTTAAGACACGCGATGGCTCCGCTTCAGTAG
- a CDS encoding SulP family inorganic anion transporter, whose protein sequence is MTETSTAAPRPLLSPDGADAPTGIIASFRYAFSSPARIRIEILAGLAVSLALIPEAIAFSILAGVDPAMGLFSSVVMAIAIAFTGGRPAMITGATGAIALVIAPVARGYGMDYFIATVLLGGVLQIVLGALGVAKLQRFIPRSVMLGFVNALGIMIFTAQLEHLIDVPWIVYPLVGLGVVIMIFFPKLTSVIPAPLVTIIVLTGLVIAAGLTVPTVSDMGKMPETLPSLFIPNVPWTLETLQIIAPYALAMAVVGLMESLMTAKLVDDITDTHSDKTRESWGQGVANIASGLFGGMGGCAMIGQTMINVRESGARTRLSTLLAGVFLLVLVLALGDIVGMIPMAALVAIMIMVSVGTIDWHSVHPRTLKLMPVSETIVMAVTIIATLATSNLAIGVVLGVVTAMIMFARRMAHIASIEKVSEIDGDGDGEIDTRTYRVHGQLFWASSNDLVYRFDYTDSARHITIDLTEAEIWDASTVATFDAITQKFQDRGKTVSIIGLDGPSQDRLNRLSGRLGTGH, encoded by the coding sequence ATGACTGAAACTAGCACGGCGGCCCCCCGCCCCCTCCTGAGTCCAGACGGCGCTGATGCCCCTACCGGGATCATCGCATCCTTCCGTTACGCATTTTCTTCCCCCGCCCGTATCCGTATAGAGATTCTGGCCGGACTGGCGGTATCCCTGGCACTGATCCCTGAGGCCATTGCCTTTTCCATCCTTGCCGGTGTTGACCCAGCCATGGGTCTGTTTTCCTCGGTAGTCATGGCCATTGCGATCGCCTTTACCGGTGGCCGCCCGGCAATGATCACCGGCGCCACCGGGGCTATTGCCCTAGTCATTGCTCCTGTGGCGCGTGGTTACGGGATGGATTATTTCATCGCCACCGTCCTGTTGGGCGGTGTCCTACAAATCGTGCTCGGCGCCCTCGGTGTGGCGAAACTTCAGCGTTTTATCCCCCGATCGGTGATGCTGGGTTTCGTCAATGCACTGGGCATTATGATTTTCACCGCCCAACTCGAACACCTCATTGATGTGCCTTGGATAGTCTACCCACTCGTCGGCTTGGGTGTGGTGATCATGATTTTCTTCCCCAAGCTCACCAGTGTGATCCCCGCCCCGCTGGTCACGATTATCGTGCTCACCGGTTTGGTCATTGCCGCCGGTTTGACTGTCCCGACGGTCTCGGACATGGGCAAGATGCCGGAGACCTTACCGTCCCTGTTTATTCCGAACGTGCCGTGGACGTTGGAGACCCTGCAGATCATCGCGCCTTATGCCCTGGCCATGGCCGTGGTCGGTCTCATGGAATCGTTGATGACCGCCAAGCTCGTCGATGACATCACCGACACTCATTCCGATAAAACTCGTGAATCCTGGGGACAGGGGGTGGCTAATATTGCCTCCGGTCTCTTCGGCGGCATGGGTGGCTGCGCGATGATCGGTCAAACCATGATCAACGTCCGCGAATCCGGGGCACGTACCCGCCTATCCACCCTGTTAGCCGGTGTGTTCCTGCTGGTCCTGGTCCTGGCACTGGGCGACATCGTTGGCATGATCCCGATGGCTGCGCTGGTGGCAATCATGATCATGGTCTCGGTCGGCACCATCGACTGGCACTCGGTGCATCCACGCACCCTTAAACTCATGCCGGTCTCTGAGACCATTGTTATGGCCGTGACGATTATTGCCACCCTAGCCACCAGCAACCTGGCCATTGGTGTGGTGTTGGGTGTGGTCACCGCGATGATCATGTTCGCCCGTCGGATGGCACATATCGCTTCCATTGAAAAGGTCTCCGAGATCGACGGCGACGGCGATGGCGAGATTGATACTCGTACCTACCGGGTGCATGGCCAGTTGTTTTGGGCATCAAGCAATGACCTGGTTTATCGCTTTGATTACACCGATTCTGCCCGTCATATCACTATTGATCTCACTGAGGCGGAGATCTGGGATGCCTCCACGGTCGCGACCTTTGACGCGATTACGCAGAAGTTCCAGGACAGAGGCAAAACCGTGTCCATTATCGGGCTCGACGGTCCCAGTCAGGACCGGCTGAACCGCCTGTCTGGCCGGCTTGGCACCGGCCACTAA
- a CDS encoding IS1249 family transposase, with protein sequence MANRNRPSCDVCGHGLVKNGKTAAGTQRWLCPKCNVSSINTRAHASEIRHFKIFIDWILSGESADHLAKRLGVTRRTLTRWFKLLWFITVPTSSDPYRVYDQVFIDGTYFHKKCLLVACTNTHVIAWHWCLRESSYEYLKLLDKIAQPLIVTTDGAGGALKALRTKWPDVAIQRCLVHVQRNTFADISRNPIHPAHKAIRKLGYMLVQVRNREDAARFTAAVHHTRITFADWLKERTYRSAIPAGQVPKWVSPNQKWWYTHRNARRALKRLEKLIHAGQLFTFLDPPEGVTQDLKATTNLLEGGINKQLKDLAGNHRGMFDEHQRITMDWWLYTHTEDPVAPLELAKQQDFGRQGEKAARAAWAREELTRRGHPDGRPATYDIHIDSEWNPSLGIRKGWAGRS encoded by the coding sequence ATGGCTAATAGGAATCGGCCGTCGTGTGACGTGTGCGGCCATGGACTGGTTAAGAACGGCAAGACCGCGGCAGGAACCCAACGCTGGCTATGTCCTAAATGCAACGTTTCATCGATTAATACCCGCGCACACGCCAGCGAGATTCGGCATTTCAAAATCTTTATTGACTGGATTCTCTCCGGCGAATCTGCAGACCATTTAGCCAAGCGCCTTGGGGTAACAAGGCGGACTTTGACCCGGTGGTTTAAGCTGCTGTGGTTTATCACCGTGCCCACTTCTTCTGACCCCTATCGTGTTTACGATCAGGTCTTTATCGACGGCACCTACTTTCACAAGAAATGCCTGTTGGTAGCCTGCACCAATACACACGTCATCGCCTGGCATTGGTGCCTGCGTGAAAGCTCATACGAGTACCTGAAACTGCTCGACAAAATCGCGCAACCACTCATCGTCACCACCGACGGGGCAGGCGGAGCGCTCAAGGCACTGCGCACTAAATGGCCCGACGTTGCCATTCAGCGCTGCCTAGTTCACGTCCAGCGCAACACTTTTGCTGATATCAGCCGCAACCCGATTCACCCAGCGCATAAAGCAATCCGGAAACTGGGCTACATGCTTGTCCAAGTACGCAACCGTGAAGATGCTGCGCGGTTTACAGCTGCAGTCCACCACACCCGCATTACCTTTGCTGATTGGCTTAAAGAGCGAACCTACCGCAGTGCTATACCGGCAGGCCAAGTACCGAAATGGGTCAGCCCCAACCAGAAATGGTGGTACACCCACCGCAACGCCCGCAGGGCTCTAAAACGGCTAGAAAAGCTCATCCACGCCGGACAATTATTTACCTTCCTTGACCCGCCTGAAGGTGTCACGCAAGACTTAAAAGCCACCACGAACCTGCTGGAAGGCGGCATCAACAAACAACTCAAAGACTTAGCCGGAAACCATCGTGGCATGTTCGATGAGCATCAGCGCATCACCATGGACTGGTGGCTCTACACCCACACCGAAGACCCTGTAGCGCCACTGGAGTTAGCCAAGCAACAAGACTTCGGACGCCAAGGAGAAAAAGCAGCACGCGCAGCCTGGGCAAGAGAAGAACTCACACGACGCGGCCACCCAGACGGGCGACCAGCCACATACGACATCCACATCGACAGCGAATGGAACCCCAGCTTAGGCATAAGAAAAGGCTGGGCCGGACGCTCCTAA